The stretch of DNA CACAAAAATTCCGTGGAGATGGTAGCAGCAACTCGTCGCCGTTTCCTGGGCGCTGTTCTCCGAGCGCAGTCGGTGCACCTGGGGACCGAGCAGGTGTTTCAGCGTCGTTAGTACAAGAGTCAAATTCTCGGCAGTCTGACTGTCCTGCATGATCGCGCGGCCGGCATAATGGAAAACAAAATTCAGAAATACGCGAATGTTCTTAACAAATATCCTCCTGCTGGGGCCTGGACGCCTGCCAGAAATATCCATGGCACCGGTGGTGCAGGCGGGAAGCATGCGTCTTGCCCTTCAGGGTGTGGTGTCGTCTCATCCATTGCCCGGCCGCCTTCCCGGTTCGCGGCCCTTCGTTGAGCCGTCCCATGCGGAACCGGACGAGGTGCGACATGGCGGAGACGGTATCGTCCATCACCGGCATCCTCGAAACGCCGCTCTACGTGGATGATGTTGCGCGGGCGCGGGCGTTCTACGTGGATGTCCTGGGGCTGGCGGCGGTGTACGACAGTCCGCGGCTGGTCGCGCTGAAGGCGGGGGAGCGGCAGGTGCTCCTGCTGTTCCTGCGGGGGGCCTCGACTGAGCCCATCGCAACGCCGGGCGGCACCATCCCGCCCCACGATGGGGCCGGCCCGCTCCATTTCGCGTTTCAAGTGCCGGCCGGGGAGCTGCCGACCTGGGAACGGCACCTGTCGCGGCATGGCGTGGTGGTCGAAGGCCGTGTGACCTGGGCGCAGGGCGAAAGCCTGTACTTCCGCGATCCCGATGGGCATCTGGTCGAACTCGCCACGCCCGGCCTGTGGGGCATCGGCTGAGCGCATCCCACGGCCGGTCCGGTATGCCTTCCCCGTTCGAGCGAATAGCCGCCTCGCCGGTTTGGGGCTAGGTTGCGCCCGTTCCAACCATTCCCGCCGAACGCCACCGGAGCCGTCATGTCCGCGCTGACCGAGAGCCCCGCCTGGACCGCCCTGGCCCGCCACCGCCAGTCCATGGAAGGGGTCGGGATGCGCGACCTGTTCGCGCAGGATCCCGACCGTTTCCGCCGCTTCTCGACCGAGGCGTGCGGATTGCTGCTGGACTATTCCAAGAACCGGATCACGTCGGAGACCATGGGCCTGTTGCTGGATCTGGCCCGGCAGGCGGACGTCGCCGGCTGGCGCGACAGGATGTTCGCCGGCGAGAGGATCAACTTCACCGAAGGGCGGTCGGTGCTGCACACGGCCTTGCGCGCGGGTCCCGACGGCGCCGCCCGGGCTGACGGGGCGCGCGTCGCGGACGAGGTCGAAGCGGTGCGCGGGCGCATGCTGGCCTTCGCCCGCGCGGTGCGTGACGGAACCTGGACCGGCTGGACCGGCAAGCGCATCACCGACGTGGTGAACATCGGCATCGGCGGGTCGGACCTGGGCCCGGCCATGGTGACCGAGGCGCTCGCGCCCTATCGCCATCCCGAAATCCGGCCCCACTTCGTCTCCAATGTCGACGGCACCCACCTGGCCGAGGTGCTGAAGCGGGTGGATCCCGAGACCACGCTGTTCCTGGTGGCCTCCAAGACGTTCACGACGCAGGAGACGATTGCCAACGCGGAGTCCGCCAAGGCCTGGTTCCAGGCCCGCATCTCCGATCCCAAGGCGGTGTCCAAGCACTTCGCGGCGCTCAGCACCAATGCCAAGGCCGTCGAGGCGTTCGGCATCGATCCCGCCAACATGTTCGGGTTCTGGGACTGGGTGGGGGGCCGCTATTCGCTCTGGTCCGCCATCGGCCTGCCGATCGCCATCGGCATCGGGCCGGAGCGGTTCGAGGAGCTGCTGGCCGGCGCCCGCGCCATGGACCAGCATTTCCGCACGGCCCCGCTCGACCGGAACATGCCTGTGGTGCTGGGCATGCTGGGGGTGTGGTACGTGAACTTCTGGGGGGCGGCCGCCCACGCCGTTCTGCCCTACGACCAGTACCTCGCACGCTTCCCGGCGTTCCTGCAGCAGTTGGACATGGAGTCCAACGGCAAGCGCGTGGACAGGGGCGGCCATCCGGTGGACTACGCCACGGGCCCGGTCATCTTCGGGGAGCCCGGCACCAACGGCCAGCACGCATTCTACCAGTTGATCCACCAGGGAACCCAACCGATCCCCTGCGATTTCCTGGCCCCGGCGCAGACGCAGAATCCGCTGCCGCGGAGCCCCCTTGGCGACCACCACCGGATCCTGCTGTCCAATGTCCTGGCCCAGGCGGAAGCCCTGATGCGGGGCAAGACCGAAGCGGAGGCACGGGCGGAGCTGGAAGCCCAGGGGCTGACAGGCCCGGCCGCGGACGCGCTGGTGCCGCACAAGGTCTTTCCCGGAAACCGGCCCAGCAACACCATCCTGTTCCGGCGCCTCGACCCGGCCACGCTCGGTGCCCTGATCGCGCTCTACGAGCACAAGGTGTTCGTGCAGGGCGTGGTCTGGCGCATCAACTCCTTCGATCAATGGGGGGTGGAGCTCGGCAAGCAGCTTGCCAAGCCGATCCTGGCGGAGCTGGAGGCGGGCCGCCCGTCCGGGAACCATGACGCATCCACAACCGGCCTGATGGAATGGCTGCTGCGCGTATAAGCGCGGTTCCGCTCCCCCGTCTTCCGGATTATTGCCAGGGGATTGTCTCCATCAGGAATCGTGGCATGGGCACCCCGGTCCTCGAACCGAAACCGCTGGTCCGGCCGACACAGGACCAGTTGGACCGGATCCTCAAGCGCCACGCCATGTTCCGCAACGCCCGGGTTGGCGGTGCGCGGGCGGTGCTGGCCAACATGGATCTTTCGGGGCTGGACCTGGAGGACCGCGACCTTGCGCATGCGGATTTGACCCTGACCAATCTGGCCGGGGCCCGTCTCGCCCGGACGACCCTGGACTGCGCCAACCTGTTCGCCGCCAACCTGCGCCGGGCGAATCTGGAGGGCGCAAGCCTGGTGAAGGCGGATCTGCGCGGGGCCTGCGCGCGCGGGGCCGTCCTGACCGGTGCCAACCTGTTCGACGCCGATCTGCGCGATGGCCTTCTGGCCGAGCGGGATGCGGGCGGGGAGCTGCACTCCCATCAGGCCAGCGTGCAGCCGATGGACCTGGAGGACACCGGTTTCCGGAGCGCCGACCCGGCCCGGGCGAGGCTGTCCGGTTCGGTGGCGGTGCGCACCGATTTTTCGGCCGCTGTGATGCGGGGGGTCCGGCTGGTGCGCGCCAACCTGCGCAACGCGAACTTCGAAGGCGCCAACCTGGAGGGGGCGGACCTGTCGCAGGCCGACATGCGCGGGGCCAATCTGAAAAATGCGGTTCTGGCCGACTGCGTCATGGCGCTGACCGAGATGGGCGGAGCCGACCTCGAGGGGGCGCTCACCGACACGCCGGCCGGGCGTCCCTTCGCCGAGATCGCGGCCGAGTTCGAGGATATGATCCGGCTCCACGCCGAGTTCGTCGGTTCGGCGGGACGGGAGGGGCGGGCACTCGATCTTTCGGGCATCGACATGCGCGGCGCGCCCGGGCTGTCCCGCACGCTGCTGACCATGCTCAAGGCGCCGGGTGCGTGCCTGTACGGCCTGGATCTGTCGCGGGCGCAGATGCAGGCGGCGAACCTTGCAGGGGCCGACCTGAGGGCCTGCAACCTGGAAGGTGCGGATCTGCGCGGCGCGAACCTGCGCGGTGCGCGCCTGGACAACGCCATCCTGCGCGATGCCAATCTGGCCCCGCTGGTCATCGGCAGCGACCGGACGGTTCCCGCTTCCCTGGATGGCGCCAGCCTGCGCCATGCCGACCTGACGAATACCAGGTTGCGCGGTGCCAGCCTGCGGGGGGCGGACCTCGGCTTCGCCACGGCCATCGGCGTTGACCTGCGCGACGCCGACCTGACCGCGGCCACGCTCGACGGGGCGTGGATCGCACCCGACGCGCTCCCGACCGCCATTCTCGACGCGGCCCCGGCCGCCGGACTCCTGGGGCGCTGAGCGCGATCGGTGGCTCGCCGGCCCGCGGACGGCACGCGATCACCGGAGGAAGCGATGAATGGTGACAAGGGGCCCGCGGGACCCCAAATGTAGCCTATGCCCCTTCGCCGCCTGCCCGAGACCCTGGTGAACCGCATCGCCGCCGGTGAGGTGGTGGAGCGGCCGGCTGCCGCCGTGAAGGAACTGGTCGAAAACGCGCTGGATGCCGGTGCCGCCCGGATCGAGGTGGCGATCCGCGACGGCGGGCGGGCCCTGATCTCGGTCGCCGACGACGGTTGCGGAATGGGGCCGGACGAGTTGGACTTGGCGGTCGAGCGCCATGCCACCTCCAAGCTGCCGAGCGACGACCTTCTCGACATCCACACCTTCGGTTTCCGCGGCGAGGCGCTGCCCTCGATCGGCGCCGTCAGCCGCCTGACCGTCACCAGCCGTCGGCGCGACGCCGACGCCGCCTGGTGCGTGGTGGTGGAGGGTGGGGTGAAGTCGCCGGTCGCCCCGGCCGCCCACCCCGGCGGCACCCGTGTCGAGGTGCGCGACCTGTTCTTTGCCACGCCGGCCCGCCTGAAGTTCCTGAAGGGTGCGCGCACCGAGGCCGAGCACGCCCGCGACGCGGTGGAACGTCTGTCCATGGCGCACCCGCAGGTGGCCTTCACCTTCCTCGACGACGGCCGCACCGCCCTGCGCCTTCCCGCCGGGACGGGCGACCTTCTGGATGTCCGGCGGGAGCGGTTGGGGGCGGTGCTGGGCCACGACTTCGCCGACAACGCCCTGCCGGTGGACGCCCTGCGCGAGGGGGTGCGCCTGACCGGCCTGATCGGCCTGCCGACGCTGAACCGCCCGACCTCGCGCGAGCAATACCTGTTCGTCAACGGCCGGCCGGTGAAGGACCGGCTGCTGCTCGGCGCCGTCCGCGGTGCCTATTCCGACACGCTCCCGCGCGACCGGCACGCGATGCTGGCCCTGTTCCTGGATCTCCCGCCCCAGGAGGTCGACGTCAACGTCCATCCGGCCAAGACCGAGGTGCGTTTCCGCGACCAGGCCCTGGTGCGCGGGCTGATCGTGGGAGCCATCCGGCACGCGCTTGCCGCCGCCGGCCACCGGGCGACCAGCACCGGCGGCGGTGCGA from Azospirillaceae bacterium encodes:
- the pgi gene encoding glucose-6-phosphate isomerase; this encodes MSALTESPAWTALARHRQSMEGVGMRDLFAQDPDRFRRFSTEACGLLLDYSKNRITSETMGLLLDLARQADVAGWRDRMFAGERINFTEGRSVLHTALRAGPDGAARADGARVADEVEAVRGRMLAFARAVRDGTWTGWTGKRITDVVNIGIGGSDLGPAMVTEALAPYRHPEIRPHFVSNVDGTHLAEVLKRVDPETTLFLVASKTFTTQETIANAESAKAWFQARISDPKAVSKHFAALSTNAKAVEAFGIDPANMFGFWDWVGGRYSLWSAIGLPIAIGIGPERFEELLAGARAMDQHFRTAPLDRNMPVVLGMLGVWYVNFWGAAAHAVLPYDQYLARFPAFLQQLDMESNGKRVDRGGHPVDYATGPVIFGEPGTNGQHAFYQLIHQGTQPIPCDFLAPAQTQNPLPRSPLGDHHRILLSNVLAQAEALMRGKTEAEARAELEAQGLTGPAADALVPHKVFPGNRPSNTILFRRLDPATLGALIALYEHKVFVQGVVWRINSFDQWGVELGKQLAKPILAELEAGRPSGNHDASTTGLMEWLLRV
- a CDS encoding VOC family protein; this encodes MAETVSSITGILETPLYVDDVARARAFYVDVLGLAAVYDSPRLVALKAGERQVLLLFLRGASTEPIATPGGTIPPHDGAGPLHFAFQVPAGELPTWERHLSRHGVVVEGRVTWAQGESLYFRDPDGHLVELATPGLWGIG
- a CDS encoding pentapeptide repeat-containing protein: MGTPVLEPKPLVRPTQDQLDRILKRHAMFRNARVGGARAVLANMDLSGLDLEDRDLAHADLTLTNLAGARLARTTLDCANLFAANLRRANLEGASLVKADLRGACARGAVLTGANLFDADLRDGLLAERDAGGELHSHQASVQPMDLEDTGFRSADPARARLSGSVAVRTDFSAAVMRGVRLVRANLRNANFEGANLEGADLSQADMRGANLKNAVLADCVMALTEMGGADLEGALTDTPAGRPFAEIAAEFEDMIRLHAEFVGSAGREGRALDLSGIDMRGAPGLSRTLLTMLKAPGACLYGLDLSRAQMQAANLAGADLRACNLEGADLRGANLRGARLDNAILRDANLAPLVIGSDRTVPASLDGASLRHADLTNTRLRGASLRGADLGFATAIGVDLRDADLTAATLDGAWIAPDALPTAILDAAPAAGLLGR
- the mutL gene encoding DNA mismatch repair endonuclease MutL, with amino-acid sequence MPLRRLPETLVNRIAAGEVVERPAAAVKELVENALDAGAARIEVAIRDGGRALISVADDGCGMGPDELDLAVERHATSKLPSDDLLDIHTFGFRGEALPSIGAVSRLTVTSRRRDADAAWCVVVEGGVKSPVAPAAHPGGTRVEVRDLFFATPARLKFLKGARTEAEHARDAVERLSMAHPQVAFTFLDDGRTALRLPAGTGDLLDVRRERLGAVLGHDFADNALPVDALREGVRLTGLIGLPTLNRPTSREQYLFVNGRPVKDRLLLGAVRGAYSDTLPRDRHAMLALFLDLPPQEVDVNVHPAKTEVRFRDQALVRGLIVGAIRHALAAAGHRATSTGGGATLAAFRPGDAPSGAQQAGGLPAGGAHRGGYAGPHGAVPPPRGLSELATRWQGPLPGLVAEPAARPAGVSAPVSNHPDEAGAAPGIPSPEPFSDHPLGAARAQLHNTYIVAETRDGIVIVDQHAAHERLVYERFKAAFVDGGAKAQGLLLPEVVELSEADAERLAARAEELGRLGLDLERFGSTAVVVRATPALLGRCDVRALVTDLAETLAELGDAGLLREKLDAVCSTMACHGSVRAGRPMNEAEMNALLRQMEATPMSGQCNHGRPTYVELKKGDIERLFGRR